The following proteins are encoded in a genomic region of Pseudomonas saponiphila:
- the cbiB gene encoding adenosylcobinamide-phosphate synthase CbiB → MSVALLSVAGVALDALLGEPKRWHPLVAFGRMADRIEQRFNAAGRGWRSHGVSAWVLAVLPLTLLATALSWLPYIGWLVEILALYCALGLRSLGEHVEPVARALRSDDLQEARRRVGFLVSRQTSELDATAVARAATESVLENGSDAVFAALFWFAVAGAPGVVLYRLSNTLDAMWGYRNERFERFGWAAAKIDDLLNYIPARLVALTYALLGKTRLALRCWHRQGPTWDSPNAGPVMAAGAGALGVELGGAAIYHGELHQRPPLGEGEPASADSIDRGWQLVQRGVWLWLLILCLGAEFYA, encoded by the coding sequence ATGAGCGTGGCGTTGCTGAGTGTCGCCGGGGTGGCGCTGGATGCGCTGCTGGGTGAGCCCAAGCGCTGGCATCCGCTGGTGGCCTTCGGCCGCATGGCGGATCGTATCGAGCAACGTTTCAACGCTGCGGGCCGAGGCTGGCGCAGCCATGGCGTCAGCGCCTGGGTGCTGGCGGTACTGCCCCTGACCCTGTTGGCCACCGCCCTGTCCTGGCTGCCCTACATCGGTTGGCTGGTGGAGATCCTGGCGCTGTATTGCGCGCTGGGCCTGCGCAGTCTCGGCGAGCACGTCGAGCCGGTGGCCCGGGCCTTGCGCAGCGATGATCTGCAGGAAGCCCGGCGCCGGGTGGGGTTCCTGGTGAGCCGCCAGACCAGCGAACTGGACGCCACCGCCGTGGCCCGTGCGGCTACCGAATCGGTGCTGGAGAACGGCAGCGACGCGGTGTTCGCCGCGTTGTTCTGGTTTGCCGTGGCCGGCGCGCCGGGGGTGGTGCTCTATCGCCTGAGCAACACTCTGGATGCGATGTGGGGCTACCGTAACGAGCGCTTCGAGCGTTTCGGCTGGGCGGCGGCGAAGATCGACGACCTGCTCAATTACATTCCTGCGCGTCTGGTGGCCCTGACCTACGCCTTGCTCGGCAAGACCCGTCTGGCGCTGCGGTGCTGGCACCGCCAGGGCCCGACCTGGGACAGCCCGAATGCCGGCCCGGTCATGGCGGCCGGAGCGGGAGCCCTGGGTGTGGAGCTGGGCGGGGCGGCGATCTATCACGGTGAGTTGCATCAGCGTCCGCCTCTGGGCGAAGGCGAGCCGGCCAGTGCCGACTCCATTGATCGTGGCTGGCAGTTGGTGCAGCGAGGTGTCTGGCTGTGGTTGTTGATTCTGTGTCTGGGGGCTGAATTCTATGCTTGA
- the cobD gene encoding threonine-phosphate decarboxylase CobD, with product MLEHGGKLRKAAQEYGIAEEAWLDLSSGLAPWPFPVPAIPLRAWARLPETDDGLEQAACAYYGADEVLPVAGSQAAIQLLPRLRRAGKVGVLSPCYAEHAEAWRRSGYRVREVLEQEVDFFLDSLDVLVVVNPNNPTGLSLTPARLLDWHARLAQRGGWLVVDEAFMDNTPDLSLARHAHQVGLIVLRSFGKFFGLAGVRLGFVLAERRLLKLLAEQVGPWAVSGPTRVLGQACLRDVEGHARQRLRSEAASQRLSEILEGFGFKPQGGCALFQWLITVEAERLYQFMARRGILLRLFVHNSSLRFGLPADDADWTRLEQALQAYRKEYP from the coding sequence ATGCTTGAGCACGGTGGAAAGTTGCGCAAGGCGGCCCAGGAATACGGGATTGCCGAAGAAGCCTGGCTGGACCTGTCCAGCGGATTGGCGCCCTGGCCGTTTCCCGTGCCGGCCATTCCCCTGCGGGCCTGGGCGCGCCTGCCGGAAACCGATGACGGTCTGGAGCAGGCGGCCTGTGCCTATTACGGAGCCGACGAGGTATTGCCGGTGGCCGGTTCCCAGGCCGCGATCCAATTGCTGCCGCGACTGCGGCGGGCGGGCAAGGTCGGGGTGTTGTCGCCCTGTTATGCCGAGCACGCCGAAGCCTGGCGCCGCAGTGGCTACCGGGTGCGAGAGGTGCTGGAGCAGGAAGTGGATTTCTTTCTCGACAGCCTCGATGTGCTGGTGGTGGTCAACCCCAACAACCCCACCGGCCTGAGCCTGACTCCGGCACGCCTGCTGGATTGGCACGCGCGCCTGGCCCAACGCGGCGGCTGGCTGGTGGTGGATGAAGCCTTCATGGACAACACCCCGGACCTGAGCCTGGCCCGCCATGCCCATCAGGTGGGGCTGATTGTCCTGCGTTCGTTTGGCAAGTTCTTTGGCCTGGCCGGCGTGCGCCTGGGGTTTGTCCTGGCCGAGCGCCGGCTGCTCAAGCTGCTGGCGGAGCAGGTGGGGCCCTGGGCGGTCAGTGGACCGACCCGGGTGCTGGGACAGGCGTGCCTGCGGGATGTCGAGGGGCATGCGCGGCAGCGCCTGCGCAGCGAGGCGGCCAGTCAGCGCCTGAGTGAGATCCTGGAAGGCTTCGGCTTCAAGCCACAGGGTGGCTGTGCACTGTTCCAATGGCTGATTACCGTCGAGGCCGAGCGGCTTTATCAATTCATGGCGCGGCGCGGCATTCTGCTGCGGCTGTTCGTTCACAACAGCAGCCTGCGTTTCGGCCTGCCCGCCGACGATGCCGATTGGACACGCCTGGAGCAGGCGCTGCAGGCCTATCGCAAGGAATACCCATGA
- a CDS encoding cobyric acid synthase, translated as MTTLMVQGTTSDAGKSTLVTALCRWLLRQGVSVVPFKPQNMALNSAVTAEGDEIGRAQAVQAQAANLAPHTDMNPVLLKPNSDTGSQVIIHGRAVTTMNAVAYHDYKAIAMQAVLASHERLRGAYEVVMVEGAGSPAEINLRAGDIANMGFAEAVDCPVLLIADINRGGVFAHLVGTLELLSPSEQARVKGFIINRFRGDLALLQPGLDWLEARTGKPVLGVLPYVMDLHLEAEDGIDRRQAGKVEHVLKVVVPVLPRISNHTDFDPLRLHPQVDLQFIGPGQAIPAADLIILPGSKSVRGDLAYLRSNGWEQALSRHLRYGGKVLGICGGLQMLGEQVHDPLGLEGAAGSSPGLGLLAFATVLEKEKQLRNVSGRLTLENAPVSGYEIHAGVTRGPALEQAAVQLDDGRSDGALSADGQILGTYLHGLFETPAACSALLRWAGLEAVQEVDYHALRERDIERLADLVERHLDTAALLTLCGR; from the coding sequence ATGACCACCCTGATGGTGCAGGGCACCACCTCGGATGCCGGCAAGAGCACCCTGGTTACCGCGCTGTGTCGCTGGCTGCTGCGCCAGGGCGTCAGCGTGGTGCCGTTCAAGCCGCAGAACATGGCGCTCAACAGTGCGGTGACCGCCGAAGGTGACGAAATCGGTCGGGCCCAGGCGGTCCAGGCCCAGGCGGCCAACCTGGCGCCCCACACCGACATGAACCCGGTGTTGCTCAAGCCCAACAGCGACACCGGCTCTCAGGTGATCATTCACGGTCGCGCCGTGACCACCATGAATGCCGTGGCCTATCACGACTACAAGGCCATCGCCATGCAGGCGGTGCTGGCTTCCCATGAGCGCCTGCGGGGTGCTTATGAGGTGGTGATGGTGGAGGGCGCCGGCTCGCCGGCGGAGATCAATCTGCGTGCCGGCGACATCGCCAACATGGGTTTCGCCGAGGCGGTGGACTGCCCGGTGCTGCTGATCGCCGATATCAACCGTGGCGGGGTGTTCGCCCATCTGGTGGGCACCCTGGAGCTGCTGTCGCCTAGTGAACAGGCGCGGGTCAAGGGCTTCATCATCAACCGCTTCCGAGGCGACCTGGCCCTGCTGCAACCGGGACTGGACTGGCTGGAGGCCCGCACTGGCAAGCCGGTGCTCGGGGTGCTGCCCTATGTGATGGACCTGCACCTGGAAGCCGAGGACGGCATCGATCGACGTCAGGCCGGCAAGGTCGAGCACGTGCTCAAGGTGGTGGTGCCGGTGTTGCCGCGGATCAGCAACCACACGGATTTCGACCCGCTGCGCTTGCATCCCCAGGTCGACTTGCAATTTATCGGGCCCGGGCAGGCGATTCCTGCCGCCGACCTGATCATCCTTCCCGGTTCGAAAAGCGTGCGCGGTGATCTGGCCTACCTGCGCAGCAACGGCTGGGAGCAAGCGCTTTCCCGGCACTTGCGCTACGGCGGCAAGGTGCTGGGTATTTGCGGCGGCCTGCAGATGCTCGGCGAGCAGGTGCACGACCCGCTGGGCCTGGAGGGCGCAGCCGGTTCCAGCCCGGGTCTGGGCCTGCTGGCCTTTGCAACCGTGCTGGAAAAGGAGAAGCAGCTGCGCAACGTCAGTGGCCGCCTGACCCTGGAGAATGCGCCGGTCAGTGGCTATGAGATTCACGCCGGGGTCACTCGTGGACCAGCCCTGGAGCAGGCCGCCGTGCAGTTGGACGATGGACGTAGCGACGGTGCCTTGAGCGCCGATGGGCAGATTCTCGGCACCTACCTGCATGGCCTGTTCGAAACCCCGGCGGCCTGCAGCGCGCTGTTGCGCTGGGCTGGCCTGGAGGCGGTCCAGGAGGTGGACTACCACGCCTTGCGCGAGCGCGATATCGAGCGTCTGGCGGATCTGGTGGAGCGACATCTGGACACCGCCGCGCTGCTCACGCTCTGTGGTCGCTAG
- the cobU gene encoding bifunctional adenosylcobinamide kinase/adenosylcobinamide-phosphate guanylyltransferase — MLQLILGGARSGKSRLAEQLATDSALAVTYIATSQPLDGEMNQRIVHHRERRPSHWGLIEEPLELARVLQQASAPGHCLLVDCLTLWLTNLLMLDDQERLLAERDALLQCLPGLPGTIIFVSNETGMGVVPLGELTRRYVDEAGWLHQALAERCQRVVLTVAGLPLTLKGTAL; from the coding sequence ATGCTGCAACTGATTCTCGGCGGCGCCCGTTCCGGCAAGAGTCGCCTGGCGGAACAACTCGCCACCGACAGCGCCCTGGCGGTCACCTACATCGCCACCAGCCAGCCCCTGGATGGCGAGATGAACCAGCGTATCGTCCATCATCGCGAGCGCCGTCCGAGTCATTGGGGCTTGATCGAAGAGCCTCTGGAGCTGGCCCGGGTGCTGCAGCAAGCCTCGGCCCCCGGGCATTGCCTGCTGGTGGATTGCCTGACCCTGTGGCTGACCAACCTGTTGATGCTGGACGACCAGGAGCGTCTGCTGGCCGAGCGCGACGCCTTGTTGCAGTGCCTGCCCGGTCTGCCTGGAACGATCATTTTTGTCAGCAACGAAACCGGAATGGGTGTCGTGCCGCTGGGCGAGTTGACTCGCCGTTACGTGGATGAAGCCGGTTGGCTGCATCAAGCTCTGGCCGAGCGCTGTCAGCGTGTGGTGCTGACGGTGGCCGGCCTGCCCCTGACTTTGAAAGGAACTGCGTTATGA
- the cobT gene encoding nicotinate-nucleotide--dimethylbenzimidazole phosphoribosyltransferase, with translation MSNSWWLNPCKAIDAQMVEQALARQQQLTKPAGSLGQLEPLAVRLAGLQGRLKPGLERLWIAIFAGDHGVVGEGVSAYPQEVTGQMLLNFVSGGAAISVLARQLGAQLEVVDLGTVASGLNLPGVRHLNLGAGTQNFVQGPAMTPAQGEQALQAGRDSVLRARAEGAQLFIGGEMGIGNTTAASAIACALLDIPVAQLAGPGTGLNAAGVSHKAQVIERALARHAACRGDALQTLFNLGGFEVAALVGAYLACAQEGIAVLVDGFICSVAALVAVRLNPACRPWLLFAHQGAEPGHRYVLQALEAEPLLDLGLRLGEGSGAALAVPLLRLACDLHGQMATFAEAAVADRPA, from the coding sequence ATGAGTAACTCCTGGTGGCTGAATCCATGCAAGGCGATCGATGCGCAGATGGTCGAGCAAGCATTGGCGCGACAGCAGCAACTGACCAAGCCGGCCGGCTCGCTCGGCCAGCTGGAGCCTTTGGCGGTGCGCCTGGCCGGTTTGCAGGGGCGCCTCAAGCCTGGCCTGGAGCGGCTGTGGATCGCGATCTTCGCCGGTGATCACGGGGTGGTTGGCGAAGGAGTGTCGGCCTATCCGCAAGAGGTCACCGGGCAGATGCTGCTGAACTTTGTCAGTGGCGGGGCGGCGATCAGCGTGCTGGCGCGGCAATTGGGGGCGCAACTGGAAGTGGTGGACCTGGGAACGGTGGCGTCCGGCTTGAACCTGCCGGGAGTGCGCCACCTGAACCTGGGAGCGGGTACGCAAAATTTTGTCCAGGGACCGGCCATGACTCCGGCTCAGGGCGAGCAGGCCCTGCAGGCCGGGCGCGACAGCGTGTTGCGGGCCCGCGCCGAGGGAGCCCAGCTGTTTATCGGCGGTGAGATGGGCATTGGCAACACCACGGCGGCCAGCGCCATTGCCTGTGCCTTGCTGGATATCCCGGTGGCGCAATTGGCCGGTCCGGGCACCGGCCTGAATGCCGCCGGCGTCAGCCACAAGGCTCAAGTGATCGAGCGGGCCCTGGCACGGCATGCCGCCTGCCGTGGCGATGCCCTGCAAACCCTGTTCAACCTGGGCGGGTTTGAAGTGGCGGCGCTGGTGGGCGCCTATCTGGCGTGTGCCCAGGAAGGCATCGCAGTGCTGGTGGATGGCTTTATCTGTAGCGTCGCGGCGCTGGTGGCGGTGCGGCTGAATCCGGCCTGTCGTCCTTGGCTGCTGTTTGCCCATCAGGGGGCGGAGCCGGGACACCGCTATGTGTTGCAGGCCCTTGAGGCCGAGCCGCTGCTGGACCTGGGCTTGCGTCTGGGAGAGGGCAGCGGTGCGGCGCTGGCGGTGCCATTGCTGCGTCTGGCCTGCGATCTGCACGGGCAGATGGCGACCTTCGCCGAGGCGGCGGTGGCGGATCGCCCGGCATGA
- the cobC gene encoding alpha-ribazole phosphatase family protein — protein sequence MTLRLDLLRHGETELGGGLRGSLDDALTERGWQQMRDGVQGRGPWDRIVSSPLQRCSRFAEQLAARLGLPLSLAPDLRELHFGAWEGRSAAALMDTEAEDLGRFWADPYSFTPPQGEPVADFSRRVLGAIDGLYQSWAGQRVLLISHGGVMRLLLARARGLPREQLLSVEVSHGALFRLKVAPGLLSEEG from the coding sequence ATGACCTTGCGCCTGGACCTGTTGCGCCACGGGGAAACCGAACTGGGCGGCGGCCTGCGCGGCAGTCTGGATGACGCCCTGACGGAGCGTGGTTGGCAACAGATGCGCGATGGGGTTCAGGGACGCGGGCCCTGGGATCGGATCGTCAGTTCGCCGTTGCAGCGCTGTTCGCGGTTTGCCGAGCAACTGGCCGCCCGGCTGGGGCTGCCCCTGAGTCTGGCGCCCGATCTGCGGGAGCTGCATTTTGGCGCCTGGGAAGGGCGCAGCGCGGCGGCGCTGATGGATACCGAGGCTGAGGACCTGGGACGTTTCTGGGCTGATCCCTACAGCTTTACACCGCCCCAGGGAGAGCCGGTGGCGGACTTTTCCCGGCGGGTGCTGGGGGCCATTGATGGCCTGTACCAGTCGTGGGCCGGGCAGCGGGTGCTGTTGATCAGTCATGGCGGGGTCATGCGCCTGTTGCTGGCTCGTGCGCGGGGGCTGCCCCGGGAGCAGTTGTTGAGTGTCGAAGTCAGTCATGGCGCGTTGTTCCGCTTGAAAGTCGCCCCGGGTCTGCTGAGCGAGGAGGGCTGA
- a CDS encoding adenosylcobinamide-GDP ribazoletransferase — translation MLPFWIALQFLSSLPVRLPGMPEPQELGRSLLFYPLVGLLFGLLLWGLNALLAGTPLLLHAALLLAAWVLLSGGLHLDGLADSADAWLGGFGDRERTLSIMKDPRSGPIAVVTLVLVLLLKFAALVALIEQQQAFALLLAPLIGRAALLGLFLCTPYVRAGGLGQALADHLPRLAGRQVLGVSLLGCWLVGGYSGLWALLLALLLFVWLRHLMMRRLGGTTGDTAGALLELLEVTVLLAVVAF, via the coding sequence ATGTTGCCGTTCTGGATTGCCTTGCAGTTTCTTAGCAGTTTGCCGGTGCGCTTGCCGGGCATGCCGGAACCCCAAGAGCTGGGGCGCTCGTTGTTGTTCTATCCGCTGGTAGGGCTGTTGTTTGGGCTGTTGCTGTGGGGGTTGAATGCGCTGCTTGCGGGAACGCCGCTGCTGCTGCATGCGGCGCTGCTGCTGGCTGCCTGGGTCCTGCTCAGCGGTGGCCTGCACCTGGACGGGCTGGCCGACAGCGCCGATGCCTGGCTGGGGGGCTTTGGCGACCGCGAGCGCACCTTGAGCATCATGAAGGACCCGCGCAGCGGACCGATCGCGGTGGTGACTCTGGTGCTGGTGTTGCTGCTCAAGTTCGCCGCTCTGGTGGCGCTGATCGAGCAGCAGCAGGCGTTCGCCTTGTTGCTGGCACCGCTGATCGGGCGCGCGGCGCTGCTCGGATTGTTCCTCTGCACGCCCTATGTTCGCGCTGGCGGCCTGGGGCAGGCCCTGGCCGATCACCTGCCGCGGCTGGCCGGGCGCCAGGTGCTGGGCGTGAGCCTGCTGGGGTGTTGGCTGGTGGGGGGTTACAGCGGACTCTGGGCACTGTTGCTGGCGCTGTTGCTGTTTGTCTGGCTACGACACTTGATGATGCGGCGGTTGGGCGGCACCACCGGAGACACCGCCGGGGCGTTGCTGGAGTTGCTGGAAGTGACCGTGCTGCTGGCGGTGGTGGCATTTTGA
- a CDS encoding MarR family winged helix-turn-helix transcriptional regulator produces the protein MLPSQCLCTNLRRAARGVSRYYDGALDGFGINVAQYSLLNNLLRLDQPSISSLAEAMGLDRSTLGRNVRVLEAAGLVRLLEGDDQRNRLVQLTEAGHERLAAALPAWEAAQQRLIDRLGAQKRETLLALLNELA, from the coding sequence ATGCTTCCCTCTCAGTGTTTGTGCACCAATCTGCGTCGTGCCGCGCGTGGCGTCAGCAGGTATTACGACGGCGCCCTGGATGGCTTCGGGATTAACGTCGCCCAGTATTCCTTGCTGAACAATCTGCTGCGTCTCGATCAGCCGAGCATTTCCAGCCTGGCGGAGGCCATGGGCCTGGATCGCAGTACTCTGGGACGCAATGTGCGGGTGCTGGAGGCGGCCGGTCTGGTTCGCTTGCTGGAAGGTGACGATCAGCGCAATCGCCTGGTGCAACTGACCGAGGCGGGGCACGAGCGACTGGCGGCGGCCTTGCCGGCCTGGGAGGCGGCTCAGCAGCGGCTGATCGATCGCCTGGGCGCGCAGAAGCGTGAAACCTTGTTGGCCTTGCTGAACGAACTGGCCTGA
- a CDS encoding MFS transporter gives MSSMWRTSGWVLLGSALILALSLGVRHGFGLFLPPMSAQFGWGREVFAFAIALQNLIWGLAQPFTGALADRFGAAKVVLIGGVLYAVGLVFMGLSDSALSLSLSAGLLIGIGLSGTSFSVILGVVGRALPPEKRSMGMGIASAAGSFGQFAMLPGTLGLIGWLGWSTALLVLGLLVALIVPLVGMLKDKPLPVLGHEQSLGEALREACSHSGFWLLAFGFFVCGFQVVFIGVHLPAYLVDQHLPATVGTTVLALIGLFNIFGTYTAGWLGGRMSKPRLLTGLYLLRAVVIGLFLWLPVTQTSAYLFGMAMGFLWLSTVPLTNGTVATLFGVRNLSMLGGIVFLFHQLGSFLGGWLGGVVYDRTGSYDLIWQVAILLSLLAAALNWPVRERPVARLQASAA, from the coding sequence ATGTCATCGATGTGGCGCACCAGCGGTTGGGTCCTCCTCGGCAGTGCATTGATCCTGGCGCTGTCCCTGGGCGTGCGGCACGGTTTTGGCCTGTTTCTGCCGCCCATGAGTGCGCAGTTCGGTTGGGGACGTGAGGTGTTCGCCTTTGCCATTGCCCTGCAGAACCTGATCTGGGGATTGGCCCAGCCTTTTACCGGAGCCCTGGCCGACCGCTTTGGGGCTGCCAAGGTGGTGTTGATCGGTGGTGTGTTGTACGCGGTGGGCTTGGTGTTCATGGGGCTTTCGGATTCGGCTCTGAGCCTGTCCCTGAGTGCCGGGTTGCTGATTGGCATCGGTTTGTCCGGAACCTCCTTCTCGGTGATTCTCGGGGTGGTCGGTCGTGCCTTGCCGCCGGAAAAGCGCAGCATGGGCATGGGGATCGCCAGTGCCGCAGGCTCCTTTGGTCAATTCGCCATGCTCCCGGGAACCCTGGGGCTGATCGGCTGGCTCGGCTGGTCGACGGCGTTGCTGGTGCTGGGGCTGCTGGTGGCGCTGATCGTGCCGCTGGTCGGCATGCTCAAGGACAAGCCGCTGCCGGTGCTGGGGCATGAACAGAGCCTGGGCGAGGCCCTGCGTGAAGCCTGCTCTCACTCGGGGTTCTGGTTGCTGGCGTTCGGCTTCTTTGTCTGTGGTTTCCAGGTGGTGTTCATCGGTGTACATCTGCCGGCCTATCTGGTGGATCAGCATCTACCGGCAACCGTTGGAACCACGGTGCTGGCGCTGATTGGCTTGTTCAACATCTTTGGTACTTACACGGCGGGCTGGTTGGGTGGACGGATGTCCAAGCCGCGGCTGTTGACCGGTCTGTACCTGTTGCGAGCGGTGGTGATCGGCCTGTTCCTGTGGCTGCCGGTGACCCAGACCAGCGCCTACCTGTTCGGCATGGCCATGGGCTTTCTCTGGCTGTCCACCGTGCCCTTGACCAATGGCACGGTCGCGACCCTGTTCGGGGTCAGGAACCTCTCCATGCTTGGCGGCATCGTGTTTCTGTTCCATCAGCTGGGCTCCTTTCTTGGCGGTTGGCTGGGGGGCGTGGTGTATGACCGTACCGGGAGTTACGACTTGATCTGGCAGGTGGCGATTCTTCTCAGTCTGTTGGCCGCGGCGCTCAATTGGCCGGTGCGCGAGCGGCCGGTGGCGCGCTTGCAGGCGAGTGCAGCGTGA
- a CDS encoding glutathione peroxidase produces MAKRWFVVPALLTLFAGSAWAADCPALLEGSVPKLHAKESIDLCQRFAGKPLVVVNTASFCGFAPQFKGLEALYQRYKEQGLEVVGVPSNDFKQESKDGAETAKVCYVNYGVTFTMTEPQKVLGADAVHLFKVLAQQSSAPKWNFYKYVVDRQGNVIASFSSLTKPDNPEFLEAVEKALASKS; encoded by the coding sequence ATGGCTAAGCGCTGGTTTGTGGTTCCGGCATTGCTCACACTGTTTGCCGGGTCGGCCTGGGCGGCGGATTGTCCGGCGTTGCTGGAGGGATCTGTGCCCAAGTTGCACGCCAAAGAGTCCATCGATCTGTGTCAGCGCTTCGCCGGCAAGCCGCTGGTGGTGGTCAATACCGCGAGCTTCTGTGGGTTCGCTCCGCAGTTCAAAGGCCTTGAAGCGCTGTATCAGCGTTACAAGGAGCAGGGGCTGGAGGTGGTGGGCGTGCCGTCCAACGACTTCAAGCAGGAGTCCAAGGATGGGGCCGAGACGGCCAAGGTCTGCTACGTCAACTATGGCGTGACTTTCACCATGACCGAGCCACAGAAGGTTCTGGGGGCGGATGCGGTGCACCTGTTCAAGGTACTGGCGCAGCAGAGCAGCGCGCCGAAGTGGAATTTCTACAAGTACGTGGTGGATCGGCAGGGCAATGTGATTGCCAGTTTTTCCAGCCTGACCAAGCCGGATAATCCGGAATTCCTGGAGGCGGTGGAGAAGGCGTTGGCGTCGAAGTCTTGA
- a CDS encoding OmpP1/FadL family transporter, whose translation MKKVMLKSTISLAVALASTQLFASGFALNEQSISGMGTGFAGRSSAADDASTVFGNPAGMSRLKRQQVTGGMAAIDASTDLKDTSGSRRGTNKGDMVPFTSVPMGFYVKPIDDQWAFGLGVYAPFGLITDYESNFQGRNFGSKSEVKVVTFQPTVSYAFNDKVSIGFGPTINRISGVLESALTTPASPNDGRVQIKGDDVGYGYNIGVLVQATDTTRVGLTYHSKVNYKLEGHTEVTPGAGTNPLLLKSNRYDASLKIETPESYDLSVTQELNDAWKLYAGTTWTRWSRLKDITVNNEGVTASSGGALAPVLNLGTIKEEQNWHDTWAYAIGTSYQLNKQWTLRTGLTFDQAPTNNTDRSPRIPTGDRTIFSLGAGWSPTEDLTIDVAYSYLKEEKVNVNRKNALGQTYNAEYENSANGFGVGATYRF comes from the coding sequence ATGAAAAAAGTCATGCTCAAATCCACCATCAGTCTCGCCGTCGCACTTGCCTCTACCCAGCTATTTGCCAGCGGCTTTGCTCTTAACGAACAAAGCATTAGCGGCATGGGTACTGGTTTCGCGGGGCGCTCTTCCGCTGCCGATGATGCAAGCACTGTATTTGGTAACCCAGCCGGCATGTCTCGCCTCAAACGCCAGCAAGTAACTGGCGGTATGGCTGCTATCGATGCATCCACCGACCTTAAGGACACCAGCGGCAGCCGTAGAGGCACCAACAAGGGCGACATGGTGCCCTTCACCTCCGTCCCCATGGGCTTCTACGTCAAACCAATCGATGACCAATGGGCATTCGGCCTGGGCGTTTATGCGCCGTTTGGTTTGATAACCGATTATGAAAGCAACTTTCAGGGACGTAACTTCGGCAGTAAGAGCGAAGTTAAAGTCGTAACCTTCCAGCCAACGGTCAGCTACGCCTTCAACGATAAAGTCTCCATCGGCTTTGGCCCGACCATCAACCGGATTTCTGGTGTGCTGGAATCGGCGCTGACCACTCCCGCCTCGCCTAATGACGGCCGGGTCCAGATCAAAGGCGACGACGTTGGTTACGGCTACAACATCGGGGTTCTGGTCCAGGCGACCGATACCACTCGTGTCGGCCTGACCTACCACTCCAAAGTGAACTACAAACTGGAAGGCCATACCGAAGTCACCCCGGGAGCCGGTACCAACCCGCTTCTTTTGAAAAGCAATCGTTATGACGCTTCCCTGAAGATCGAAACTCCAGAGTCCTATGACCTTTCGGTCACCCAGGAGCTGAACGATGCCTGGAAGCTCTATGCCGGTACCACTTGGACCCGCTGGAGCCGCCTGAAGGACATCACCGTCAACAACGAAGGCGTAACTGCCTCCTCCGGCGGCGCTCTGGCCCCTGTACTGAACCTTGGCACCATCAAGGAAGAGCAGAACTGGCACGACACTTGGGCTTACGCCATCGGCACCTCGTATCAGCTGAACAAACAGTGGACCTTGCGTACCGGTCTGACCTTTGACCAAGCGCCGACCAACAACACCGACCGCTCGCCTCGCATCCCTACCGGCGACCGGACCATCTTCAGCCTGGGTGCTGGCTGGAGCCCAACAGAAGACCTGACCATCGACGTGGCCTACTCCTACCTCAAGGAAGAGAAAGTCAACGTCAACCGCAAAAACGCACTCGGCCAGACCTACAACGCCGAGTACGAGAACAGCGCAAACGGTTTTGGCGTAGGTGCAACCTACCGCTTCTAA